TGCAGATGTAGTGAGCACAACTGTTGTGTTCATTTACCTGCAGTTCAAGTGGAGATATCTTTACTCTGTACCTACAGGGATCTCCTGGAGACATGGCTGATGGTGAAGCACTGAGGGAGAACTGAAGCTTGTCCCCGACCACCTTGCATCGTGCAGCCTATAGGAAGACAAGACAGCAAATAGTTACAATAGTATCATACAATAAGCGAGGGAACACTCAAAAATGTATTTGAGGTAAAAAGGTGCTTGGTGCTAAACATGCCTAACTATGATTGTGGTATTCTTGCAAACTGCATACGTGGCTCACATTACAATTGGTTAACCTGTAGTTTTTCCTTAATAGGAACTATGTGTTTTGCTTATTTCAGAGTGTGACAACAATCAACTTGAAAGCTCAAACATGAAGCAACTCATTAAAGGAGGGTACTGCCCATTTCTCCCTGCTTGACCCTCCTTGTCATTGGTTCCCTAGGCTccttatggtgctttcaagacaactggtaaCTCTGGGGGGGGACTAGGTAAAATCATGACATCATTGATCTTCAGGTTGGAGCGCtagaaagatgccagagtttcCCACTTGGAAATCTGAGTTAGATGACCGGTCTAATGATTTTTCCTAGTGGGAGCTAGTTTTTCGCCACTCCAGAGTTCCCGGTTGTCTTGAACACACTGGAGTCGGAAGTTGGAGAACTCGAGTTCTGAGTTGTTTTACAGTGCTGATCTGTAAGGGGACAGCTACATAAGCTTCTTACTGCATACACATACCAATGGAGGCAGGGCAAGGACACACCTTTGTTCACCAAAGTCTCTGGGAGCAGAAAACAATGAAGCAGCATCTGGATCTAGCATATTATAGAAAAGCCCCTAAAAAACTGAGCAGGCATTTAATAACACAGACTAGTTTAATAACATCTGCCAATGCTATTGCTGAAAATCTTATTGATAACTTGTTGTTCATCTTCCTTTTAGAAGAGGGCTGGTTATATGAGGATCCCATAAACTTAGAGCTGGAGAGGAGGTAGTAAAAGTGTGCTTACAGCATGAAAACTGTAAAGAGGCTGCTATTGGCTCCAGCCAGACAATTTAAGGGGAGGGGGAAATGTCTGGAAGTGCCAGTGATGTTAATGGACATTGTGTAACTCAGGATATTGGCCACTGCAGACCTGAAATTAAGTTAAATGGCTGTAGCACCAGTAGATCAGCCCCTCAACATTGAATTACAGTGGAAGAGTGGATTGACTACAAAGCTGGGTTATGACATTAGGGCATGTTGATTAGGAAATGGCAACAGCATAATATGCTTGCTTTTCTAGCTGTAATGAATGTCAGAGGCTAACACTGCCAAAATAAAAATTATTTCATTGGCTATAGGAGAATGAGGACGCTGCACTGGGTTCACAATGACAACATTGATCCAGATTCCTCTTAACTCGATCTTGATTTTATCAGGAAAATAAGCATTCAAAAACAATGATAAAACCATGTCTGGGCTATAATGCATTAATGTACTGAGCTTTTCATTGTGTGTGCAATTTATTGAGAACCATTGCATGAGAGCCAGTCCCTGTGTATCAGACTATCTTACCTTCTGACTAGCAGACTTCTTAAAGCTGGACACTTGGCCAACCACCAGTTCTGATGACTCGAGGCCGTCCTCTTCTAATATTAGTTGCACTGGGCACTGTGTGAGTTAGGAGTACACCGGTCAGGTCAGGAGGTGATCAGCAATAGGCTATGCCCCAACAACTGTCATTATCTCAACATTACACTTCATTTTGACAGTTTTAGTCAAAGAGTTAGAGAACATGGAAGAAATGGGTCACCTTTACAATTTGGATCACGCTTAGAGTTTGCGGCTACAGGAGCTTCAACTCTTGACAGTAGCTTGAGAGATGAGGTTTAAACAAGGAAGTGTCAATGTATGAGAATCAAGATTGTTGACACTGTATTCCGTGACAGGGAACCTGTGCTGCTCACATGTGTGCTCAAGTCTTGTTAGGTTCATACAGATCCTGTATTCATATATTGTTTGTTTGGCTACAGGGGATTCTTTATCATGTCTACCAGggactatttaaaaaaatatatatatataataaaaaaaaattaaaaaaaaaaaaatatatatatatatatatatgcgtaGCTACAGTCAGCTCTGTAGTTTCCCAATAGTAATATGTTAAGTGAAACAATCTATTGGTCGACATGGGACTTGAATTTTTCAACAAACCTGCTATTAgcgatactgtatttattttcgTTTCGGGGGAAAGGGTATATTGTAAATGTTCGTGTACAGTTGCAGGTGGTTCTACAAAATTTTCATTTGAAAATTCCATGGTGGCGTTAAGTATAAGCTAACCTGTAACGCACAGTAATGGAAACATATGTATCACATATATGTCGTACAAACGGTAGTTAGACTTACCCCAGACTTCGTCGATTCGTCATTCAAAGCTCTGCACCAAGCCCCTCTCCATTGACTTTTCCAACTGTTCAGTGAAAGCGCCCATCCCAACAGAACGTCCGCTTCCCCCGAACCAGCATTGTTTTGCTCAGGCATCTGTATCCGTAGATCGCTGTAAAAATACTGTACTAGATACAGTATCAATGTAATGATGGAGGCAATAAACAGCGTAACCATGCAAAGCCATGGCAAGTCTCCCAATCCGGAGTTTGTAGGGAGACTTTCTGCGTCAAATTCTCCCAAATCAACATTTGAAAGATTAATTTCTGAGCCAGGCATCCTCAGCACTTTACCTGGTTAGCTAGCTACGTATTTAGCTAATAACAATGGTCCCTTAAAAGTAAGACCAGTACAAAAACATGGTCCGATGATCTTTGCAAGAACGTCCCTGTCATTCAAGACAGCTAGCTAACAGAGGACGAGATCCAACTATTATAGCAATGGGAGCTAGCCTTGACACCACAAGTTCAACCACTGAACCAGTATGAAAGCTAATGTTAGCCTCTTGTCAATAATATCCTGGCTCCTGACTGAGGCGCAACTTTAAACGAAAATAAAATACCCAAGACGAGTAACTTGGCTGGCGACAGACTTCTCAAGGATGTAATCTTGCTATCTAACGTTATCTGGTTTAAAAACTGCAGACAGAAGaatgctagctaggtagctaaaaACAAGCAAGTAAAATACATGGTTTCCTTTATTGCAAGTAGCTAGCTAAAATAACGTGAGTGTTATTCTGAGTAACGTTAAGTTTTACCAAGCTTCTAAGTAAGTTCCACAGCTCTAGCTGAACAACATTGTATCAAATGTCTGTCTTTggctagctagccaacaacagTAAGTTAGCTACACATGGTTACTAGGTTTTCATAAAAGTTAGCTAACTTCAGACCTTTCTTTCATTCGATTGCTAGCTAACGTGTATTCTAGTAAATTGCAGTAGGTAGCTAACAAGTAAGTTACCTAGCTGCTACCCAGTAACACGTATTCCAAAATGTAATGTCCATGAATAATTTCTGGCGTCCATGGTGTGAAACTAATGTGTGGCTAGCTTTAAACGGCGGAGGGGAAAATGACAATTTCGTGAGGTTCTTATAAAGCCTCATCTCAAACTTGCAGAGCATCTCCGATACCAACGATGACCGAAATCGAAAACTTGCCAATGCGATATATGTGACATGAACTGTTATTCCCAGAGTGCATAGCGATATCTTAAAGCACCACACGTGCGCCCTATTTTAATCTCTAGCGGGTCTTTCGAAACTATCAATTATATCTTCAAATACATTTTCTTATATAAGAAAATCAGCTTTCTGATGCGGGAATAACTGCAATTACAGAGCTATTATCGATACACGTTTTTTGTTACCTTGCAGAGATACAAGGCTCGGATTGGACCAAACTACATTCCGTAGAttttccagtgttgtgtttacaGAAATGGCTCCTCCTCTCTAGTAAGAACGACGACATTACACGTTGTGTCAGCAAGTTATTatgaataaatacatttaaagaaCATAGATAGCAAGCAACAACATATGTAGCTATATTCATCAAGTGAATCTGAAAGTTGCGCCTTCTCTTGATAACCTTCGAACTTGCTCGAGGGAAATAACGTTTGCTGCGCGTTATAGCTAACTACTCACAATAGCTATCTAGCAGTAGCATCTAACGTCCGCTAGCTAGCTTATTTGGATGTTTATCCCTGTTTTATGGAACGTAAACAACCATTGAAGGGTGTGTTTCAATAGCTTGCTAGTTTCCCCGTATATTCAACCTGCCACTGTGGGGAAGCAGATCATCATGAACTGCCGTTCGGAGGTTCTGGAGGTGTCGGTGGAGGGAAGACAGGTCGACGAGGCTATGCTGGCTCTGTTGCACACTATCCTATTGCATCGCAGCACTGGAAAATTTCACTACAAGAAAGAGGGCACCTACTCCATTGGCACTGTTGGCACACAGGACATTGACTGCGACTATATTGATTTCAGTTTTGTTCGTGTTTCTTCAGATGAGCTTGACAGGGTCATCAGGAAAGCAGTGGTCGAATTCAAGGTAGGCCTGTGTGATTATTTTGATTGTTTGGCTATTGAAATTATACATTAAAACATGTAGCTAgctgtattattattttttaactgGCATCTATTGACCTCTGGATCTATGTTGTTCTTTACAGGATGCCATGGGCAACGGGACTGATGGAATGGGACAAATCTCACTGGAGTTCTACCAGAAAAAGAAGTCTCGCTGGCCTTTCTCGGATGAGTGTATTCCATGGGAGGTCTGGAGCATTAAGGTCAACGTCGTCAACCTGGCCAACGAGCAGGAGAGACAGATCTGCCGGGAGAAAGTGGGCGAGAAGCTGGGCGAGAAGGTGATCAACATTGTGGAGGTGATCAACCAGCACGAGTACCTACCCAAAATGCCCACACAGTCGGAAGTGGACAATGTGTTCGACACCAGCCTCAAAGACGTACAGCCTTACCTGTACAAAATCACTTTTCAGATCACTGATACGCTGGGCACCTCAGTAAGCACCACCATGAGAAGGCTGATAAAAGACACCTTAGCACTGTGAGGGAGCCTCAAGATGATTTGCATCATAAAACATGGCTGTgggtagcctggttccagatctgtttgtgctgtcttgccaactcctatgatTGTGACCATAGGATGTTATCTAGACAACACAAATGGATCAGGGGCTAGGCTGTGTACTTTATTGACGATGGGATGTAATTGCTTCATTGACATCGGCATTTGCAGGCCTGTGAGTGTCTTAAGTATTAGTTATAAGCACTGGTAGTACGCTAGAAGTACCACCATCAAATGTCTAATCTGCTTTATTCACATTTGTAAGCAGTCATTTTAGGATCCTACTTATCTATCCCTATTCTTTCACAAAATGCCTTTGTCAACACTTTCACATCCAATAGTACAATTTGAGCTTTTATGTTTTTGTATGAAGAAAGTGCTGCAAAAGTAGCATGTCTGTCTGAAACAGGTTTTCATTTAATAACTGCTTTAAGTAATTGTAAAGTAACTATCTTATTTATGTTTATGACATTAGCTTTTGTTATTAGAAAATAATGTGCAGAAAGGTGTTTCACTTTTGAAAATAAAATTGATAATCCTAATTGACTTCACTTTGTTATTCTAGAAAACCACCTGGTTCTGTGCTTACTGATGTTAATTAATGAAAAGACAGACCAACGCAAACTTCGGCCTTGCGCAGTGGGTGGCCGTCCTATTGCGTCTGACCACAGAACATTGGTCGTCATTTTCTGTTCATTTCCTGACTACACGTTGAATTGCCGCGCTTCTTCCACACCAAACAGGTGATTTACTGCAGATGACTGACATTCGTGTTAGTCTGTTCTCCTTTACAGGTTCAGATTTGTGCAGTATATtcaaagacagtacagtgtgAAGATAAGCAGAAACTGCTTCTACAATagacagtggcgattttagcatgtaaatgtTGGGGCAAACTCCCCACATTTTGTTTTAGATGCATGTAAttaaagccactacacaacactaaacaatacattcattggaCTATAACGGTGACATACGGTGATGGGACTGCTACCCCAACACCTTACCAATTTAActcctggctatcagcagagccttgtctggcagtgaaacagttcattcagcctcatttactgccttaaaaaaaCATATGGCTGACtggcttaaacaaatgtggtttctactaacaattgagatgtacaaactatggcataaggggacgacgagaGGGTAAATGGCAatcgtaatttcgattaaga
The sequence above is a segment of the Oncorhynchus gorbuscha isolate QuinsamMale2020 ecotype Even-year linkage group LG16, OgorEven_v1.0, whole genome shotgun sequence genome. Coding sequences within it:
- the LOC123998667 gene encoding autophagy-related protein 101, whose translation is MNCRSEVLEVSVEGRQVDEAMLALLHTILLHRSTGKFHYKKEGTYSIGTVGTQDIDCDYIDFSFVRVSSDELDRVIRKAVVEFKDAMGNGTDGMGQISLEFYQKKKSRWPFSDECIPWEVWSIKVNVVNLANEQERQICREKVGEKLGEKVINIVEVINQHEYLPKMPTQSEVDNVFDTSLKDVQPYLYKITFQITDTLGTSVSTTMRRLIKDTLAL